From Pararhodobacter zhoushanensis, the proteins below share one genomic window:
- a CDS encoding branched-chain amino acid ABC transporter permease, whose protein sequence is MTTALFLEQVLNGLQLGLMLFLMSAGLTLVFGVMGLINLAHGSLYMIGAFFCAAAAAASGNFWLGLIAGTAAAAAAGALIEVTVLRRLYDRDHLDQVLATFALILVLSELTKIGFGPFPLFLDVPPILSGTVNLGIAQYPLYRLALIGFGLAVALGLWLLIARTRLGIRIRAGENDREMIAALGVNIRALYTLVFALGAGLAGLAGALVGAVQSVQVGMGEPVLILAFVVIVIGGIGSIKGAMVGALLVGVIDTMGRFLLPRLFGHFMEQSQAAGIGAALASMLIYVLMAAVLVIRPKGLFPAHA, encoded by the coding sequence GTGACCACTGCACTCTTTCTGGAACAAGTGCTGAATGGCCTGCAACTGGGCCTGATGCTGTTCCTCATGTCCGCTGGCCTGACGCTGGTGTTTGGCGTGATGGGCCTGATCAATCTGGCGCATGGCTCGCTTTATATGATTGGCGCGTTCTTTTGCGCCGCTGCGGCTGCGGCCAGCGGCAATTTCTGGCTGGGCCTGATCGCCGGCACTGCTGCTGCGGCGGCAGCGGGTGCCCTGATCGAGGTAACCGTCCTGCGCCGTCTCTATGACCGCGACCATCTGGATCAGGTGCTGGCCACGTTTGCGCTGATCCTCGTGCTGTCGGAATTAACCAAGATCGGCTTTGGACCCTTTCCGCTGTTTCTGGATGTGCCGCCGATCCTGTCAGGCACGGTCAATCTGGGCATCGCGCAGTACCCGCTGTACCGGCTGGCCCTGATCGGCTTTGGCCTGGCGGTGGCGCTGGGATTGTGGCTGCTGATCGCGCGCACCCGTCTGGGCATCCGCATTCGCGCCGGTGAGAATGATCGTGAGATGATCGCGGCACTCGGCGTCAACATCCGCGCGCTTTACACGCTGGTCTTCGCGCTGGGGGCCGGTCTGGCTGGTCTGGCCGGAGCGCTGGTCGGGGCCGTGCAATCGGTGCAGGTCGGCATGGGCGAGCCGGTGCTGATCCTCGCCTTCGTGGTCATCGTGATCGGTGGCATCGGCTCGATCAAGGGCGCGATGGTCGGGGCGCTGTTGGTCGGCGTGATCGACACGATGGGTCGCTTCCTGCTGCCCCGGCTCTTTGGTCATTTCATGGAGCAAAGCCAGGCCGCCGGCATCGGTGCCGCGCTTGCCTCGATGCTGATCTATGTGCTGATGGCCGCCGTGCTGGTCATCCGCCCCAAGGGATTGTTCCCCGCTCATGCCTGA